A section of the Brachyhypopomus gauderio isolate BG-103 chromosome 13, BGAUD_0.2, whole genome shotgun sequence genome encodes:
- the neurod6a gene encoding neurogenic differentiation factor 6-A, whose protein sequence is MLTLPFEEPVMMDAQFVTNFPRDCVGDTRLKRDTFKKEETHSHTVIKTMDDDESEKEDDERDEGHDENGLPRRRGPRKKKMTKDRMDRVKLRRMEANARERNRMHGLNNALDSLRKVVPCYSKTQKLSKIETLRLAKNYIWALSEILSTGKRPDLLTFVQTLCKGLSQPTTNLVAGCLQLNARNFITDHSGDASFSGRSPYDPVYPAYHSPGEAAPPGHGSGTVDNVKPFRFNYCGAYESFYESTSPECSSPQFDGPLSPPLNFNGIFSLKHEDPSDYGKSCHYGMRYCAVPTRSSLSHNTMSRGPSDIHFPYDIHLRGQFYPMQDELNTTFHN, encoded by the coding sequence ATGCTGACATTACCATTTGAGGAGCCTGTAATGATGGATGCTCAATTTGTGACAAACTTTCCACGGGACTGTGTGGGTGACACGAGGCTCAAACGTGACACCTTCAAAAAGGAGGAGACGCACTCGCACACGGTTATTAAAACAATGGATGACGACGAGTCGGAAAAAGAGGATGACGAGAGAGATGAAGGCCACGACGAAAACGGTCTACCGCGGAGGAGAGGGCCGCGCAAAAAGAAAATGACCAAAGACCGGATGGACAGGGTTAAGTTAAGGAGGATGGAGGCCAACGCGAGGGAGCGGAACCGTATGCACGGTCTCAACAACGCCCTGGACAGTCTTCGGAAGGTGGTGCCTTGCTACTCTAAAACGCAGAAACTGTCCAAAATCGAAACCCTGCGACTAGCGAAAAACTACATCTGGGCCCTTTCGGAGATCTTGAGCACAGGAAAGAGGCCAGACCTCCTGACCTTCGTCCAGACGCTGTGTAAGGGATTGTCCCAGCCCACGACCAATCTAGTCGCTGGCTGTCTCCAACTGAACGCCAGGAACTTCATCACTGATCACAGTGGGGACGCGTCTTTCTCCGGCAGATCTCCATACGACCCCGTGTACCCGGCGTACCACAGCcccggtgaggcggcccccccTGGACACGGCAGCGGCACCGTGGACAACGTCAAGCCCTTCAGGTTTAACTACTGCGGCGCATATGAGTCCTTCTATGAGAGTACTTCTCCAGAATGTTCAAGTCCTCAGTTTGACGGCCCACTAAGCCCCCCGCTTAACTTTAACGGGATATTTTCCCTAAAGCACGAAGACCCGAGTGATTATGGTAAGAGTTGCCACTATGGTATGCGCTATTGCGCGGTGCCAACACGTTCCTCTCTCAGCCACAACACCATGTCAAGGGGACCTTCTGACATCCATTTCCCCTATGACATCCATCTCCGTGGCCAGTTTTACCCCATGCAAGATGAATTAAACACGACTTTTCATAATTAA